Genomic window (Erythrolamprus reginae isolate rEryReg1 chromosome 3, rEryReg1.hap1, whole genome shotgun sequence):
GCAAAATTtctgaaacaatattaaaaagatgaagacattgggtcatgttctcttgttaagttttgttcgaggattattcagatatagtcttcctttattctatttctctaccttatttttaaactgcttagatttgggggagaatggtacactgacagaactaaattaactccaagcattttctgttttctacaaaacatgctttttatatgccatcactgcttcaaagttatacttcaagctaactataagactttatggcttttttgagaagaatagtagatagataaatagatggatggatggaaagtaggtaggtaggtagatagatatagattttgattttattaccaAGCATTAGGCATAAACTATTCAGATTCTATCTGAACTAACGAgtgtttagaaataagaataatagcatcttttctatctccacaatatctacagatactctttgataacaaagctcatagtggaagaattaaaataagcctagacaatgatattgccatcaaggaatgtaaagactggcatgtttctggatcaagtaagcttaaaaaacatacttttgttattacttatttagtgcttattaggttttattgaaggcctagtgatgcatgaagttaaatatagtatttgctatgttctgtagtaactatatttttttaagtatgtttgtcaactgagcacgcaatttgaatatgtgtgttacatcatttcacctatagtccttaaaaaagtctctttctatatggttaatatttacattactggcgaaattcaaaatttttccctaccagtttggtgggtgaggtttggtgggcgtggcaaggaaggatactgcaaaatcttcattcccaccccactctggggccagccagcgatggtatttgccggttctcctaattagtcaaaatttccgctattggttctccagaatctgtcagaacctgctgaatttcacttctgatttacagtatattagaagGGAATTCCCCACAATGGGAAATTTGCCCCAAATGCAAATAACTACATAACTTGAGGGAGGAGGGGTCCTCTTTAGACTATCAAAAGTGTGAAGCATTCATTCTTTTTGATGGCTTTGAATCCTTTAATTATCCACCTCTCCCTGTATTGAAAAATGAAGTAAGATGGAGGCCTCTTCTCCATTATTAGCACTCTCTCAAGGCAATTTCACAAAGAAAATTTTCCCTCAGACACAAATGAGTATGTGTTCTATGAGAGTATCAGGTTAACTATTATGTATAGACAAgtaaatcaatcttttttttcccagtacagaagaatacccattatatgatgatctttgatggttttgtcataatgacatgtcttgcatcactgattctctgcacacgatctgtaattaaaggaatttatctacaaagggtaagcttatgtttgtcagtatctcttaataaatttaattgcagcttttcaatagcaatttctcttttcttgccctctcacgtatcctaggaatttgtgatttttttccaaCATCACTATAAGAAAGAAGTATCTTTCTCTGATCTAGTGGAATTTGTCAATGGATGGTATATCATGATCATCGTTAGTGACCTTCTTACCATAGTTGGTTCTACATTAAAGATGGAGATACAAGCTAAGGTAAGTGACTTGAATGCTGATTAGATGACCTGTGTTCCAGTTTTGGAAGTCCCAATTGAAATCTTATTGACCAAcctgaattttgttatttttatagttcACTTGAGTCTTCAACTGGGGGAAATGGTCACATTGAGAAAACTGCTGCTCCAGAGAAGGCATTTTTCTAGCTGTATATTTTACCTATCCATGGTAAtatcattagaaattagaaatgagcagtatctgtgcatatcattaaaagtctattaatttgctgtgcaatgcatttgtgctctttgtccaccaggaaacagccctgacatttttagcccatttctttttaatggaataaGGTTTACTCACCTCCCCAGAACGGTCTCCTAATCTAGCAGAACTTTATGTCTCCCATCTCAgtgtgaaaagaaaagaaaatatggtatccccaagagttaaaatgaatataaaaggtCCTTTTTTTATGGGCACCCCAACTGAAATTCCGTtagtgtaatttattgaacatcatCTTAATCTTCATATAGAGTCTGACAAGCTATGACGTCTGCAGTATCCTGTTAGGAACTTCCACCATGCTTGTGTGGCTTGGAGTGATCCGCTACCTCAGCTTctttaagaaatataatgtaaggatcttctggaacactcatgctcttggtattcttttctgttattaccTGGCAATGCTGAATATCTTTGGAAAGTCTAATGAGCATCTCTGGGTTTTTCTTGGGCCTTGTTTTTCAGCTGCTTATTTTGACTCTCCGTGCAGCATTGCCCAATGTCATTCGATTTTGCTCCTGTGCGGCTATGATCTATCTGGGTTATTGTTTCTGTGGCTGGATTGTGCTGGGCCCATATCATGCTAAGGTACTGTGAGTTGGATGTTTGTCATCTAGTTTTGTATCTGAAGGGTCTTGGGCAAATGTTAACAAAATGAGCACGCTGCCAAGATATCTGAAAGGGCCAGTTTATCACTTTAGTTATGTAACTATACATGATCACCAGAATATGGAGTTGTCACGTATAGGTATATATTCTGCATTATCTGAGGCATTGATgcacattaataaaatattgtaatatccagagattttcaagggctggtattgagtaaaacgtgtaacatttatttgcagtttactgtatttgaccagtattttttaaacaacttgagcaaaaaatggaaataattttcttttcttttgtctgtttgttcctgaatatttgttctcttctagttccataccttgaatatggtttctgaatgtcttttctctttgataaatggagatgacatgtttgctacttttgcaaaaatgcaacagaaaagctaCCTGGTGTGGCTGTTCAGCCGGATCTACCTCTACTCTTTCATTAGCCTCTTTATCTACATGGTTCTGAGTCTCTTCATTGCCTTAATTACAGACACGTATGAAACAGTGAAGGTACATAAACATCACTATAGGATGTTACgtttaatttttgaaatgtgaatttccaaaagttctgaaatagttttctgaatatcaaatgattttgttcatttcattatTCTCTTGTGGAAACAGAGATATTCTACACCTTTGCAAGAATTCAGCAtaacatcatgacatcatcatacAAATGACATAGAGCTCTGATAAGTTCATATTTACTGCAAGTAAGCAAAAAAGGGCCAtttgcatgatgacatcatgatgcaGTGTCATCATTTATTCAGTCTATGTCAAACTCACAGAGTCATGTTACCGTCATATAATGTATTGCGATGTTTCCCCCCTTTGCGGAACTGGGGTGGGCTTGGCCTGCGCATAATGCATCCAAATCACAGGCCATCTGTTCCATTTATTCCATAGCTGAGTGATAAgttttttgtatttaattttttttgttagcatggtttatctggttctaaagaactgagcaagttctttagaacaaccaagactgaagtttaaggctataacctattgcttaatttcccaactctactttaatctgaactactatgcttaatttcccttgggcaagaggacatgtactatgataacagttgtttttcccttcccattgcctataatatgagggaatctcttcagaagatagtttgggtgctccaacttcctaatgtcctctgtaggccctaaagacaaaaaaaatatgaaaagcccTCAAGCACTCTTCTTGCAATACTGACATGAGAAGACCCCAGGAACAAGACAAGATTTTaagttaatgttatgtttatattgaattacaaggatatttaattcaacacaattcctatgatttttgttgtttttgatgCAAAGTTGTGTCTAATCCATTGtggccccatggacaacattccttcaggccttcctgtcctctaccatcccctgaagtccattaaatctcacgctgactgcttcagtgactccatccagccacctcattctctaccatccccttattcctttgccctcaatctctgccagcattaggttcttctccagtgagtccttccttctcattaggtggctaaagtatttgagttttatctgcagcatctggccttttaaagggcagtcagggttgatatctaggactgaccgatttaatcgccttgcagtccaagggactcgcagaagtcttctccagtgccatatttcaaaggccttgctccctctgtattattttattactgcctTAGCAGCCGTCCGCATCTTCAGGTAGCTAACGTACGATTTGACAAAGCAGATTTGGCTCTGGTTAGCTTTCATATTGGAAGTTGAAAAAAATCTAGTGCTGTGGGAGGTTGAAAACCCATCCTGGAAGGTGGCAAAACCACATCACTTTCTTACCATTCCTGGGCAATAAAACTGAATGGATGTATCCATGTAAATCACAAGGAGTTGGAGAAGGTGGCTTTGCTCTTTGATTTCagaattttccttttctctcatatgaaaaagtataatttggcagcatcatttggaagacatctgaatatttcctccaaggctactagagtctgcctggaatcctgaggctcaaagttgtgttcccctgtcatttCTACCAGAGTTTAAAGACCGATAAAATGCAGATTACAAGTCCACCCTAATCTCCAAATCTCTTGTGGAAACATGGGGGAAGGTGGATGAGAAATAGGGTGCAAGAACCTcacttttctcctttttaatagcttctaactcaccaggagaaacctgacctttcctatttttccttatccctctttaaaaattgtgtttttcatagccatataatatccactggagttgtactacataacaactttttttttttagcattaccagcgtgaaggctttccagagacagaacttcattcattcatagcccagtgcaaagacctgccaaactctggaagatacagattagaagaggagagtcctatcaatattttctgttgttgtaaAAGGTTGGTGACTAAAGGCCTGGGTGACAGATGCATCATCTGACAGCTTGGTTTCTTCAATATTAAATTAAGTTGGCTGCTGTGAGAACAGAAAGCAGGTTAATAGAACATCAGTGTTGAATCTAGTGAAACTGTAGGCACTTTCTCATAAGCCTAGTGACCGTACACTGGTTTGAAAGCTGCTCTGGATTCCCATGATCCCCCaatgtcatagatagatagatagatagatagatagatagatagatagatagatagatagatagatagatagatagatacccatttttcagaattgcaaatggttaaaagtgaaagcaattactgatttattttaaactttctgaGGGTTGAGGAATAAAGATACCAGTGAACCTTTAAAATAATGGTGCATAAGATAACTTTGGTATTAGTTATACTTTTGTATAGTGAGCAATTGTGATTATCCCCACtaattctttgggtttttttaacagtACAGTTTCTAACCTTGCACTTCTTAttcagggtgacttatttttattaaaattattttctttagatcaatagatcttgtttgattttataaaatgggaccattttgatttctttctctttattatatttttgtgcagctggataacatctctgtaccttttccccttcttttaggtcttaataaaaacattggcaaaaattgctgaaagtagttggagattctggagctggacaatcatcacagattcagtaagaaatcatcaaagaggaaagaaaggaatgaagggaaagagagacaaaaaaagagaaaaagagaaaaaagaaatagaggaaggaaggaaggaaggaaggaagaggaggggggaaagggagaaaacagagagagagagaagaggaaggaagcaccacaaactgTGGTTCTAGACATtgtttcagaagacactttgaaacaacacagcaatttagggctggaagacatctaggaggtcatctagtccaaccccctgctgcagcaggaaagcttacactgtctggattattttggtgcctctaacagagagaacaattgccagaaagaagaaggagtttactaggacaaggctgccatgcagaggaaggcagagatagcccttaacttatgaccacaattgagcccaattgagcgttgttaagtgagttttgccacattttattcaatccatgacatctcTTGGCTCTAATAGTGatgtgcaaactagggaagtaaatctgaaggcatgtggaatgttttaatgtacagaagtcagagttaaatgtgtggcagagcgtgaactctgggtatgttttttccaaaCGCAATAAGTGAGATTGAATATGTATAGTTTCAGaagaggtgtgtttgtgtgtgcgcgcgcgcgtgttcatgcacatacagtacacatagtagataatgtatatttttgtgtgcctgtatgtaatatgtaagtctacatatggcatatatacataggattaaataacaTAGTTTGCATGctgagtaatagtaaatagggaaattgaggcgaggagaggtcagacaccctaaccctaactaacccTTGATgttagtgatgtcaagttggccaccctgacccagtcacatgaccacccagtcaaATAATCACCAAACCATCCCACCTCAGTCGCATGACCACAAAGCCGCTCCCACCCAGTTATATGACCGACAAGCAACTTCTAcaaattaagccacgcccacaaaattctCCTCATCCAAAATTCAAAGCTTCCAAGCACTGTGTGAACACATGAATAGCATGGTCTGAGTGATCAGGGTTTGTTCCTGCTCCTTTTAATACTAAAAGTAGATGAGACCATTAGGTGAGGTCATTTGGCAGGTGTAGTATAGCGTTATGTGGTCCCTTATGGGCTCTTTTCTTTCAGCTTAACCTAGAATGAAAGGAACGGAAGGCTTTCTTTGCTGGTGCCCAAATACTAGCTGTCATGGCTGTAGAACCAGGAGCCAGCCCAGAATTCTGCTTTCTAGAAAAATGACTTGGGAGGAAGGCTTCTCCTGGCATGGAGATGATGTGCTCCATTTCAGGAGGGGTGAGCAGAAAATGGCTTCTTCCCTTTCAGACAAAGTGGCAAGGGGCTTGTGCTCCTCTCCAGCATCTTTGCTCAGCCGGGGAGGTTACTGCCTAGGAAAGCAAGCAAAGCTTCCTATCCTTGGCacagtgtggcttgatggtttggTAGTGCTGCAGCCTGCTTTGGACTGCCTATGCAAGGCCAGATCCATTTTGGTGGTCCATCCCAGGTACCTTACGGATACAATGGATTTCTGGTGACAGCCTGGTTTACCAGTGATCTTGTTCTCTTGGCACAATTGCTTCTGAACAATAAATGTGTGTGGGTGGCTCCTTGGTTtgtttgtaatattattattattattattattattattattattattattattattattattattattattattattttattagatttgtatgccacccctctctgaagacttgtaaATTTACCTTGTTATTCAAAGTAAATAAATCTGATATGTTTctgtggtgggtgggtgtgtgtatgtgtgtgtgtgtgtatgtgtgtgcaagtGTCAGGCAATGGCCAGCTGCCAAATAAATGGCTTTTTGAGAATCGaaaccaaacaaacacaccaGTTCATAAGGAGATTTCAAGCTTTATTAAGTACCTGTAGGAGGCAAATTAAATGGAGGAAATATCAAGTCCAAAGATCATTCTATAGTTGCTGGGAACTCCAGTTCAAGCAACAGAGATATTCTGTGGCCCTGGATAAGCCGTGGTCTGGTCTTGCCATGACCCTGGAATTTGGGtgccaaactttaattaaaaagttgaaattggaTTTCAACTGCAAAGCTCAGAGCTGAAAGGGCAATTTCATGGCCCTTCAATTGAAATCCAGTTGAAAtccaatttcaactttttaattaaagtttggcaCCCAAATTCCAGGGTCATGGCAAGACCAGACCACGGCTTATAACTGTGAGATGGCCATGGAAGTCTGAGAACTCTCCTCATAAGGCAGCACTTCCCTTCCACAAAGGCTGTACTGTTATGCTAGCAATGTTGCAGTCAGGGAAGCAATCCTGATTTTGGTTGATTCCTTTTCACCTTCAAAATGTCCAGCTTTCAATTTGGCTTTTCAATGCCAGATACACATGTTTCTCTGTATCAATTTATACATACAGCTGATTTGATTCCAAGCAAACAAAATGATCAACAGTGAAGATCCGTTGAAAGTAGTCCAAAAGAGTGCAGCGCATGCCATAACTTAGCTGACATTGGACAAATCTTCTCCAGTAAGATTTTatattccttgtttttttttcctgggaaaTGTGAGGTGGGTTGAAGTCATCAAGGAAGATAGGTAAAGTACCTTTGGAAGTACATTCATCTTAATTACTGAGATCCCTAACAGGGATATTTGTAATTTAGAACATTTCGTTAAATCTTTCTGGATATCCTTTAAAAATTTTGGGTAGTTGTCTTTTTTTATCGAAGTACATTTGGCTGTAAGCCAAATCCCCAGATACTTAactttttaaactgatttaatttCTATCCTTTCCTCTAATTCCTCTATATGTTTCTTGGACAAGTTTTTAGTTAACATCTTTGTTTTATCCTTGTTGATTTTGAGCCTCGCTACTTTTCCAAATTTTTCCATTTCCCTTAACAATTCCAATCCCGAATTTAATGGTATGATATAGACTAGGTCATCGGCAAAGGCTTGTGTCTTATAATGTTGctccttaattttcaaacctcTAATATCTGGATTTGTTGTCACAAAGTTCAATAAGATTTCAATGTACAAAATATATAGTAGcggagagattggacaaccttgtctaactcctttttcaatattaattatatctgtcttatctccatttattattatattagctgTTGGCCTGAATATATAGTTtctataaaattattaaatttatctccAAAATGCATCATTTTAATTAATGTCATTAGAAAATCTGGCTCCTAGCTTGCAAAATTTGCACCGACAAATCCTTCAAAACCCGGATCGAGGCTCCTTTAAAAGTAAGGTTAGTAATTTTCCTTTGGAGACTGTTTCAGCTGCTTtttctgagaggaatttaattACGATGTCTCGTTGATTCCCGTCTCTTCGCGCTCCGAAAACCCAATGTGCACGTTCTATTTGATGATCCTGAATTTCAATCTTATACTCCTTATACCATTGCTGAATATTTTGGATCATATTTCTGCCATCGGCAAAATCTGCTTTAAATCCTCTCAGACGTAACTTTGCTCTTCTTAATCTATCTTCCAGCATATTTATATGTTGGCGGTCctgttcccttccttcttctatctttaaaaccctaataccctgggcttgctgttctattttcacttcttgctgttctattttcactttttgcaGCTCGGTCTCAGTCTTAGCCACcacatcttgcatttcttttagcTGCTGACCGACCATAACAAAAGTTTTAATCAAAGCGTCCATTCTCTCTGTCAGTTCTGCCCCAACTGCCTCCGCCATTTCCCTCCCCCAATTAACttattgtttactcacagttccgaATGGAAAGCAGGCTGTTTTCCCGTTGTTTCTACTCTCCCCCGATAAGCCCAAGGTAtttccaggttccaaagttttagctttttacttagtccagtttatttgagactccaagaggttcaatggggtttaaaatccaatgtttatttttttcatttgaggagcGTTCAGCGTTCAGCGGAGCGTCTACATTCCTCAACGCATACAAAAACACCTCCTCAACTGTTCTTCAATCTTctcagaaatttcatttttttctttgcaaagttgcttattttcctttacaagttcgttaatttttatttctaattcttgtttttcattcaggagttttgaaatttccattgtcttcctgcaaataatgaaaaccagagagaaattagccccaggggtttttttaacttgaattatcaacctttttattcaatttttattaaattcacattaaaaataccttatgaaattatgaatgtcatacagacagggtgaacttaataggattgtgcaaagatttgatgaactatgtgaagacttacgagcctttcctctgtagtttctggtggctatctaagaatttctcacctccactgcaatttgtaatgttctcggcagagctcctcatttttatcaatattttcaattttttggaatgtggttttttcaatttcaattttcatttcttctttttctgttgtaattttttctattactgccattttcctgtaaaatataaggaccagagagatattagccctcttgcaatatagaggcgggaggagtggaggagcccatatctagggtggcacagggccagaatatcccggttttgctggggagaggcagatatgttgggagacatggggtaggctgctctcggggaacaagaggtcactgcttgaaagcaatcccttgttccggccccatgagcttagctcggggtactggcgacaagcgaatctcgaACCATAGGCTCaagctgttgatattcaatgccaggtcagttgtaaataaagctcccctcatccaggatttactcctagatgaggaggctgacctgacatgtgttactgagatctggctgggcccagaaggaggagtccctctctctgaaatgtgcccagctgggttgcaggtgtggcaccagccacgaccccagggaaggtgggatgagtggctattatagcgaaaaagaccttcagcctacgcaggctcgctgctcctgagattacgggttgtgagtccctctttgtgaagttgaacctaggggttcaggtgggcttgttgctcatgtacctgcctcccagctgcgtgtcaacagccctgcctgtgctactcgaggaggtagctgggctggcagtggagttccccaagcttattgtcttggtggacattaacctgttgctcggagaatcctctggattggtgcaggagtttatggccaccatggcaaccatggacctgaccgaagtaatttagggtgcaactcatgaggggggcatgctcttgacatggtattccccacagagcagttgagcaatgatctgaaattaagggtcttaaatatgttgcctttgtcatggtcagatcattttctgctatggcttgatttccaggcttcaatcctcctctgcagggagatggaattGATTAGGAgattccttcccaggcacctgatcgacccagaaagctttcagaggatacttccatctgctggtccattactctgggggggaaagaacatcatctttcagctgtggcaatgggcacgtttgcctggtgcaccagttgcggccttatttggaccgggagtctctactcacagtcgttcatgcctttatcaccttgagattcaactactgcaatgctctctacatggggctacctttgaagaaagagtgtttggaaaattaaaattgtgcaaaatgtggccgtgcaaatggtcatgggcattcctagacatgcccctcttt
Coding sequences:
- the LOC139165362 gene encoding mucolipin-3-like, with amino-acid sequence MENPEVLVGSCSTQDDEHLYSVKHHASMCQLLEDQLRRKLKFFFMNHCEKFWARGRKPWKLGIQILKIAMVTIQLVVFGLSNQMVVTFKEENTVSFKHLFLKGYMDSMDDTYAVYTQKEVYDQISFAINQFLQLRANSVGNHAYEKKGSKETPMAICQYFYKRGIISPGNDTFDIDPEIETECLYVEPMLPLENGTLRKTPFNFTLDFQRLVTLTLTFKLKAINLQTVRQHELPDCYDFTLTILFDNKAHSGRIKISLDNDIAIKECKDWHVSGSIQKNTHYMMIFDGFVIMTCLASLILCTRSVIKGIYLQREFVIFFQHHYKKEVSFSDLVEFVNGWYIMIIVSDLLTIVGSTLKMEIQAKSLTSYDVCSILLGTSTMLVWLGVIRYLSFFKKYNLLILTLRAALPNVIRFCSCAAMIYLGYCFCGWIVLGPYHAKFHTLNMVSECLFSLINGDDMFATFAKMQQKSYLVWLFSRIYLYSFISLFIYMVLSLFIALITDTYETVKHYQREGFPETELHSFIAQCKDLPNSGRYRLEEESPINIFCCCKRLVTKGLGDRCII